Within the Acidimicrobiales bacterium genome, the region CCATAGCAACCAGCATGGTGTGCCCGCCCGAGACCAGCAGCATGACCAGCGGAAACTCGAGATCGGGTTCGTCGAGCAGGGCGGCGTGGAAGTGGGCCTCCAGATGGTTGACCCCCACGAAGGGAACCCCCCACACCAAAGACAGCGCTTTTGCCGAGCTGACCCCCACCAGCAACGAACCGATCAGCCCCGGCCCCACCGTTGCGGCAACTGCGTCGATCTGGGGGTAGTCGACCCCGGCCTCCACCAACGCCTCGGCCAGAACCTCTGCGATTCTCTGCTCGTGGGCCCGCCCCGCCACCTCGGGAACCACGCCCCCATAGGCCGCGTGCAGATCGATCTGGCTCGACACCACGTTGCTGCGCACGCTGCGACCACCCACCACGATGGCGGCCGCCGTTTCGTCGCAAGACGTCTCGATGCCAAGCACCACGAGTTCGGAAGGATCACTCATCAGATCGACCTCCAATCGGTGGCGCCTGTCAGGCCGGCTTCGATATCGCGCAGCTTGGCGCGAAACGACGACGTATCGATGTCGTTGAGCCACATGATCGCAGCGTCCTCACCATTGTCGGAGTAATAGCCCTTGCGAACCCCGGCCACCTCGAAGCCGAATCGCTCATAGAGCGAACTGGCCCTGGAGTTCGACACCCTGACCTCGAGGGTCATCGCCTCACAGCCCAGGTCCAGCGCCCCTCGGCACAGGCCGAGCATGGCCCTGGTTGCCACGCCGAGCGACCGATACGACGGATGCGTGGCCACCGAGGTGACATGCCCATCGGGTCCCACCTTCATGAGCCCGCCGTAGCCGGCGATTGTGCCTTCGACGCGAACGATGCGATAGACCCGGGTCGCTGAATTGGCGAGTTCCTGCAAGTACATCGCCGTCGACCAGGGCGAGGGATAGGACTGCGCATCAATGGCGCGCACCGCCTTCAGATGGCGCCTGGTCATCGGCTCGACCACTATGGACAAGGCCGAGCGCGCCGGCATGGACGATGACCCGGTCATGAAAACCCGGCACTCTTCCAGTTGGGGGTGGCGTCGGGTCCGCGAAGGTAGATCGGCTCGATCTCGCGAGGCTGTTGGAACTCTTCGCGCACAGCTCGGCTGTGGGCCAGTTCGCCCAGCGCTGCGGCCGACG harbors:
- the rimI gene encoding ribosomal protein S18-alanine N-acetyltransferase, translating into MTGSSSMPARSALSIVVEPMTRRHLKAVRAIDAQSYPSPWSTAMYLQELANSATRVYRIVRVEGTIAGYGGLMKVGPDGHVTSVATHPSYRSLGVATRAMLGLCRGALDLGCEAMTLEVRVSNSRASSLYERFGFEVAGVRKGYYSDNGEDAAIMWLNDIDTSSFRAKLRDIEAGLTGATDWRSI